CCACCGCTAATATTGGCATGAGCTCCTCTACCTTTTTGATTTGGGAAGAAAACACCTACTTTATTGAAAATAGCTTTTTTCTGAGGATCATTAGACGCTCCATAACCAGCTAAATAATAAGTATTGGCTACCGCTAAATCCGCAATTCCTGCCGCTACTGCTTCAATTTGATCGCGATCGCCTCCTTGGGGTGGACGAGCCATATTAGCTACAATCCCCCGACACCATTCCTCTGTTTTTTGTTGCCCATTAATAGCAATTAACCAAGCAACTAAAGATTGATTATAAATATTACTAGAGGAGCGAATAGCAATTTTTTTACGCCATTTAGAATTAGCTAAATCCTCATAAGTAGATAATTGACTAGGGTTAACTTTACTCTTGTTATACATAATTACCCTAATACGCTTACTAAAACCAAACCAATTATTATTAGGATCTCGAAAATAAGAAGGGATTTTTTGAGTTAAAACCGAAGAAGATACTGGGCTAAAAATCCCTGCTTGTTGTGCCTGCCATAAATTACCCGCATCAGCAGTCAAGAATACATCAGCCTTGGAGTTTCTGCCCTCACTTCTAATTCTTTCTAATAGTTGTTCTGCTTTACCTTCTACTAAATTAACCTTAATACCTGTTTGCTTTTCAAAATCAGTGTAGAGTCTTTGATCTGTGTTGTAGTGACGAGAAGAATAAAGATTAATTTGTTTTGCTTGGGCGGAAGAACTTTTAATTCCAGTTAATTCCCCTAGCGCTACCGCACCAATAGCGGCACTTGTGCCTAAAAAAACTCTTCTAGTAATTTTACTCATTTTCTACTTTTGTATATGTTTATACTTTAGATTTTTTACTAACTGAAAATCTATTTTAACAGTATTGCAAATTAATAGCACTAAGTTTTTGATCCGAAATTTTTAGTGATGTAAAAGGGGGGCGAAGTTTGGAATGAGGTTTCAGGTGTTCGGAGGTTAATAGGGATTGGTGAGGGTTGGGAAAAAGCTCACTCAAAGAACTAGAAACTCATTTGATGATTGTAGGACGATTAGGCTATCTTAAAAAGCAAGAATTATATGAACAAAAATCCCCCCATCTCCCTCTCCCCCTATCTCCCGCTCTTTTTTCTTTCTCGAAAATGAAATAGCCCTGGGGATAAGGGGGGTTTGCCCTTTGCTCTAAATCTGCTGAAAATTTATCCAGACTCAGGTTATTTATAGGCTCTATAGTTTGTAATCCAAAGACATTGATAAGGTTGTAAAGTATATTTATCATGGATATTTTCGATCGCACTATGACTAATTAAGTCGAACCATTTTTCTGTATCAATCAGGTTAAGTTGAGATAGGATTAGATTTTGTCTTTGTTTGCTAAGATTGTGAATGCAGAAAATACTCTGGGCGCGATCGCTACTTTGTCTCCAGAATGTAAATAATGCCCGATTTAAGGGATGTAAAGTATATTGGGTTGCATTAGGATGAAAAGCTGGTTGTTGACGACGAATCTTGATTAAACGAGATAATTTGTTTAAAACAATACTTTGGTCAGATTGAGGGTTTTCTAATAGTGCTTTTAACTCTTGATAATCCCATTTATGACGATTGATAGCACGATTTTGCCCCGTTTTGACCACATTCTCTTCATTATTGCTTGTTGCTAACAAACTATGAATATAAAACGCTGGAATTCCTTCCAAAGCTAACATGATAGTTTGAGAACATAAAAACCTTTCTATCTGCCATTGGTCTTCCCCTTCCATTGTACCTTTCATGGCAGAAAACCAAGAAATATTTATTTCATAGGGGGATTCACTACCATCAGGCTGTTGACGATAGCTGATTTTCCCGCCAAATTCCTGCATTTTTGTCAATAAGGTTTGATATTCTTCCTCTCTTAATAACCCTTCTGCCGGGCGTAAACCAATACCGTCATGGGAAGCCGTAAAGTTAAAATACGCACATCCTTTAGGGGCAGGGGGCATTCTCATCATCCATGTTTTTAGATGGTCTGATCTTCCTTGTATTAAAGCATTTAATAATAGGGGAGGCAAACTAAAGTTATAAATCATGTGGGCTTCATTGCCGTTCCCAAAATAGCTCAAATTTTCCCAGTTAGGAACATTTGTCTCTGTAATAATAGCAATGGTGGGATCTAGCATTTGACAAATTTCCCTAATCAGGCGAATTATAGTATGAGTTTCAGGAAG
This is a stretch of genomic DNA from Cyanobacterium aponinum PCC 10605. It encodes these proteins:
- a CDS encoding Fe(3+) ABC transporter substrate-binding protein codes for the protein MSKITRRVFLGTSAAIGAVALGELTGIKSSSAQAKQINLYSSRHYNTDQRLYTDFEKQTGIKVNLVEGKAEQLLERIRSEGRNSKADVFLTADAGNLWQAQQAGIFSPVSSSVLTQKIPSYFRDPNNNWFGFSKRIRVIMYNKSKVNPSQLSTYEDLANSKWRKKIAIRSSSNIYNQSLVAWLIAINGQQKTEEWCRGIVANMARPPQGGDRDQIEAVAAGIADLAVANTYYLAGYGASNDPQKKAIFNKVGVFFPNQKGRGAHANISGGGVLKNAPNRAGAVKFLEYLVSPSAQRFFAQGNNEYPVVEGIALDPVLASFGSFKSDVTSVAKYGPNLANAVKIMDRAGWK
- a CDS encoding sugar phosphorylase translates to MTEFKDFDQQLLTQIKILLEKLDKKSENRKKLQNILKILKNQDNLQDKEGGYSEKFDQKKFDNQKYFNLKIKPLLDVLYTPEISENLLGIIYNLIEDKFAESLTINWHKWSENNVQLITYGDTIKDSKSSEKPLVTLANFLEDYLQDTITGVHILPFNPYSSDDGFAVIDYLQVDEKLGDWDDISAIALQFNLMIDLVINHVSRQHQWFKNFQEGKEPECNYFITVDPDTDLSSVVRPRSTPLLTKVETKTGEKYVWSTFSADQIDVNFANPDVLLEYIKIIIFYIELGIKYIRLDAVGFLWKKIGTTCIHLPETHTIIRLIREICQMLDPTIAIITETNVPNWENLSYFGNGNEAHMIYNFSLPPLLLNALIQGRSDHLKTWMMRMPPAPKGCAYFNFTASHDGIGLRPAEGLLREEEYQTLLTKMQEFGGKISYRQQPDGSESPYEINISWFSAMKGTMEGEDQWQIERFLCSQTIMLALEGIPAFYIHSLLATSNNEENVVKTGQNRAINRHKWDYQELKALLENPQSDQSIVLNKLSRLIKIRRQQPAFHPNATQYTLHPLNRALFTFWRQSSDRAQSIFCIHNLSKQRQNLILSQLNLIDTEKWFDLISHSAIENIHDKYTLQPYQCLWITNYRAYK